In one window of Desulforhabdus amnigena DNA:
- a CDS encoding type 1 glutamine amidotransferase domain-containing protein has product MARLTGKRVLMFVEDMYEDLELWYPRLRLMEEGAEVVVAAPDKTKTYMGKHGYPCKADAHLDGLKSDDFDILVICGGFAPDRLRRNRKVLELTREMHQAGKVVAHICHAGWIPISAGIMKGYKCTSTPGIKDDLVNAGALWTDAPVVVDRNMISSRRPDDLPLFCRAIIELASRSA; this is encoded by the coding sequence ATGGCGAGGTTAACGGGAAAAAGGGTCCTGATGTTTGTTGAAGACATGTATGAAGATCTGGAGCTTTGGTATCCAAGGCTGCGCCTCATGGAGGAGGGGGCCGAAGTGGTGGTGGCGGCACCGGATAAAACCAAAACCTATATGGGAAAGCACGGCTATCCGTGCAAAGCGGACGCTCATCTGGATGGCTTGAAATCCGACGATTTCGACATTCTCGTCATTTGCGGCGGCTTTGCTCCCGACCGGCTGAGGCGGAATCGGAAAGTGCTCGAACTGACCCGGGAGATGCATCAAGCGGGTAAAGTGGTGGCTCACATCTGCCATGCGGGCTGGATTCCTATTTCTGCGGGTATCATGAAGGGTTATAAGTGCACGTCCACTCCAGGCATAAAAGATGATCTCGTCAATGCCGGTGCACTGTGGACGGATGCACCCGTAGTGGTGGACAGAAATATGATTTCCAGCCGCCGTCCGGATGATCTGCCCCTGTTTTGCCGGGCGATCATCGAACTGGCATCCAGGTCGGCTTAA
- the tpx gene encoding thiol peroxidase: MADRAGAVTMQGSPLTLTGNEVKVGDKAPEFEALDTGLSPVKLSSYLGKVVVISSVPSLDTPVCDIETRHFNDEAGKLGKDVVVLTISMDLPFAQKRWCGAAGVENVITLSDHRDAAFGQAFGVLIKELRLLARAVYVVDKKGVIQYAELVKELTHEPDYEATLKAVAGCLV, from the coding sequence ATGGCAGATCGAGCAGGTGCCGTAACGATGCAGGGGTCCCCTCTTACATTGACCGGCAACGAAGTAAAGGTGGGAGATAAAGCTCCGGAATTCGAGGCGTTGGATACGGGTTTGTCCCCTGTCAAACTTTCTTCTTATTTGGGAAAGGTTGTGGTCATTTCATCCGTTCCTTCTCTCGATACGCCCGTTTGCGATATAGAAACGCGCCATTTTAACGATGAAGCGGGCAAACTGGGCAAAGATGTGGTGGTGTTGACCATCAGTATGGATCTTCCCTTTGCTCAGAAGAGGTGGTGTGGAGCTGCGGGAGTGGAAAACGTCATAACGCTGAGCGACCATCGTGACGCGGCTTTCGGTCAGGCTTTCGGCGTTCTGATCAAGGAGCTGCGTTTATTGGCCAGGGCGGTATACGTGGTGGATAAGAAGGGCGTTATTCAATACGCTGAACTGGTCAAAGAACTCACTCATGAGCCAGATTATGAGGCAACCTTGAAGGCTGTCGCCGGATGCCTCGTTTAG
- a CDS encoding ferritin family protein, producing MATNEDLIKIFEYALNQEKTGKGFFEYSLQRMGYGAAVNAFKRLIEEEEKHILFISKILENLKNQQPFNASELKPEVLEPTNYFDERARSEFLQQCVEGSMVPDVTVFNTAWLIEKDLSEFYEKMAAQTEGEAREALSMLSKWEKGHEKFFREYRDKISEVYSRMPWGG from the coding sequence ATGGCGACCAATGAGGATTTGATCAAAATTTTCGAATATGCTCTCAACCAGGAAAAGACAGGGAAGGGTTTCTTTGAATATTCCCTGCAGCGCATGGGGTACGGTGCGGCGGTGAACGCCTTCAAGCGTTTGATCGAGGAAGAGGAGAAGCATATTCTTTTCATTTCGAAGATCCTGGAAAATCTGAAAAACCAGCAACCATTCAATGCTTCGGAGCTCAAACCGGAAGTCCTGGAACCTACCAACTACTTCGATGAACGGGCTCGGTCCGAGTTCCTTCAGCAGTGTGTGGAAGGTTCCATGGTGCCTGACGTTACGGTTTTCAACACGGCGTGGCTCATTGAGAAGGACCTGAGCGAGTTTTATGAAAAAATGGCTGCCCAGACGGAGGGAGAGGCGAGGGAGGCTCTCTCGATGCTTTCCAAATGGGAAAAAGGCCATGAAAAATTCTTCCGGGAATATCGGGACAAAATATCGGAAGTCTATTCCCGTATGCCTTGGGGAGGCTGA